One genomic region from Epinephelus moara isolate mb chromosome 8, YSFRI_EMoa_1.0, whole genome shotgun sequence encodes:
- the LOC126394479 gene encoding progonadoliberin-1-like has translation MAAKSLALCLLLVGAVLPQGHCQHWSYGLSPGGKRDLDSLSDTPGNILEGFPHVDTPCGVFGCVEESPFAKIYRTKGFLDSVTDRGNGHRPYKK, from the exons ATGGCTGCAAAGTCCTTGGCACTGTGTCTGCTGCTTGTGGGAGCAGTGTTGCCACAGGGCCACTGTCAGCACTGGTCATATGGACTGAGCCCGGGAGGGAAGAGGGATCTGGACAGCCTCTCAGACACACCGGGCAat ATTCTTGAGGGGTTTCCACACGTGGACACACCCTGCGGTGTTTTTGGTTGTGTGGAGGAATCACCTTTTGCCAAGATTTACAGAACCAAAGGATTTCTT GACAGTGTCACCGACAGGGGAAATGGACACAGACCATATAAAAAATAA
- the kctd9a gene encoding BTB/POZ domain-containing protein KCTD9a, which yields MRRVTLFVNGTSKNGKVVAVYGTLSDLLSVASNKLGIKAASLYNGKGGLIDDIALIRDDDVLYVSEGDPFIDPQHEAKVASDKLGAHTDWLTLNIGGRPFTTTRSTLVSKEPESMLAHMFRGNDVWGNKRDEHGAYLIDRSPEYFEPILNYLRHGQLIINEGINIRGVLEEARFFGIEQLAEQLEAAIKNSQPPEDHSPISRKEFVRFLLATPTKSELRCQGLNFSGADLSRLDLRYINFKMANLSRCNLTHANLCCSNLERADLSGANLDGANLQGVKMLCSNAEGASLKGCDFEDPSGLKANLEGANLKGVDMEGSQMTGINLRVATLKNAKLKNCNLRGATLAGTDLENCDLSGCDLQEANLRGSNVKGAIFEEMLTPLHMSQSVR from the exons ATGAGAAGAGTCACCTTATTTGTTAACGGGACATCTAAAAATGGCAAG GTTGTAGCAGTTTACGGGACCTTGTCCGACTTACTATCCGTAGCAAGCAATAAGTTAGGAATCAAAGCTGCCTCTTTGTACAATGGAAAGGGTGGTCTCATAGATGACATTGCCCTTATAAG AGATGACGACGTGTTGTACGTGTCAGAAGGCGATCCGTTTATTG ATCCCCAACATGAAGCCAAGGTTGCATCTGATAAGCTTGGAGCACACACTGATTGGCTGACCCTTAATATCGGTGGGCGCCCCTTTACCACCACCAG GAGCACCTTGGTCAGCAAGGAGCCAGAGAGTATGCTTGCTCACATGTTTCGAGGGAATG ATGTGTGGGGGAACAAGCGGGACGAGCATGGGGCTTACCTAATTGACCGTAGCCCTGAATACTTTGAGCCTATTCTAAACTACCTGAGACATGGTCAACTCATAATCAATGAAGGCATAAATATACGAG GTGTCCTCGAGGAGGCCCGGTTCTTTGGAATTGAGCAGCTTGCTGAACAGCTGGAAGCAGCAATCAAG AACTCACAGCCACCTGAGGACCACTCTCCCATCTCTCGCAAGGAGTTTGTTCGTTTTCTTTTGGCGACACCCACCAAGTCAGAGCTCCGTTGTCAG GGTCTTAATTTCAGTGGTGCGGATCTGTCTCGACTTGATTTGCGCTACATCAATTTTAAGATGGCTAATCTAAGCCGCTGCAATCTGACACATGCCAACCTGTGCTGTTCCAATCTGGAGCGGGCTGATCTTTCTGGAGCCAACCTGGAT GGTGCTAACTTACAAGGGGTGAAGATGCTTTGTTCCAATGCTGAGGGAGCTTCTCTCAAAGGATGCGATTTTGAAGATCCATCTGGACTGAAGGCCAACCTGGAAG GTGCTAACCTCAAAGGAGTTGACATGGAAGGAAGCCAAATGACCGGCATCAACCTGCGTGTGGCCACTCTGAAAAACGCTAAGCTGAAGAACTGTAACCTGCGGGGAGCCACTTTAGCAGGGACTGATCTTGAG AATTGCGACCTGTCCGGCTGCGATCTTCAAGAAGCTAACCTGAGAGGGTCCAATGTGAAAGGAGCCATTTTTGAAGAGATGCTGACCCCTCTGCACATGTCACAGAGTGTCAGATAA
- the ankrd39 gene encoding ankyrin repeat domain-containing protein 39, giving the protein MASDRHHCSCCSHPVSSPSVYQTLSEMDFERGIWSAAMDGDLERVKSFVQKDTDPNLRDSAGYTALHYASRSGHHTVCKFLLENGACASPQTPGGATPLHRSAYCGHLDVVRLLLHHRADPTLCDDDGASPLHKAAERGHEEVCRLLLEHCPALCSQVNKRLQLPFQLAPQGDLQELLKPPR; this is encoded by the exons ATGGCGTCTGACAGACATCACTGTTCGTGTTGCTCCCATCCAGTCTCCTCTCCCAGTGTTTACCAGACGCTGAGTGAAATGGATTTTGAACGAG GTATCTGGTCTGCTGCAATGGATGGGGACTTGGAAAGGGTCAAGTCCTTTGTCCAGAAGGACACAGACCCCAACCTGAGAGACTCAGCTGGATACACAGCTCTG CACTATGCAAGCCGCAGTGGTCATCACACTGTATGCAAGTTTCTTCTTGAGAATGGTGCCTGTGCATCTCCCCAGACACCAGGCGGTGCTACACCACTCCATCGATCAGCCTACTGCGGTCATCTGGATGTGGTCCGACTCCTGCTGCACCACAGAGCAGATCCGACGCTCTGTGATGACGATGGCGCATCCCCTTTACATAAG GCTGCAGAACGGGGTCATGAAGAGGTGTGTCGGCTGCTTCTGGAGCACTGTCCTGCACTGTGCAGCCAGGTGAATAAGAGGCTCCAGCTACCCTTCCAGCTGGCACCACAGGGAGATCTGCAGGAGCTCCTAAAACCACCCCGGTGA